TCCGTAACTGCACGCCAATTACGTCCTGCTCCGTGCTAATTGTTTCTATttctgtttcggtttctgtttctgctgccGTTTTTCTGCCTTCTGTTGTTGCTCGAGCCCCGCCCACCCCCGCCTCCGAGCCGCGCCCCCTTTTGGGATATGTGCCCCGTAATCGATGTGTGCTTTTCGCGATTAGCCGCGCGCCAAATGAGCTGGATGCGACGGATGGAGGAGCACGTCCCACGAATCCGTCTTATAGTTTGGCTGGGAAGGCGAGATGCTTGGGAGCAATCAAGTCGAATCGCAGACCTGGCCCGACCAGGCTTATCTTACACCTTCGAGGAACTAACAACGTATTTGGACGCAATGAAGGTGGCAACAATGTGTTTTGGGTGCGGAAGAGGCCAGTTTTCTCCTCGAAAATCTGGACTGTCCAAGGCATGGAACCCTTTTCATTTCAACCTGGTAAGCAACAACAAACTACCCACGAGTGGTGGATATATAAATATCCAGCTAATGATGCCCGCTGAGTGTCTGTCCACTGTGCCGCTGCAGGATGAGCACATCGCCTCAGTTTCGACGAACAACAAGGCAATCAAATGTTTTACATTCTTCCGAGCCGCAGGACTTTGGACCAAAAGCGCTAGGATTTGGGGCAGCAACCACAAGGCGCAGTCACCTTGTGTCGCAGGACCTTATACTAATGGCCAGCCAAGGCAGCGGAAAGAAGGAGCCGCAATGGGCAACGCTTGAGCGGCTTCTCCTGGCGGCACAAGACTGCGAATGGGCGCGAAAACAGGAGCCAATAACTTGGTACAGATATTAAAaaggtacatatatatatgctgGCCAAGTGTGCATACGCATAAGTAGCCATCAATGCAAATTGATTTGCCCATCTGCGTTTGACCAGACAAATGTCGAGCGAAATATGTACTTCAGTTTGGGCGCAGCTGGTGTTGATTTACTTGCAGGATACATGCTCGCCTTTGAGGTCCTGGTCCTGGAATCTAAGCTCAACTAATTATAACTTTGGTGCAATTCGTTCAGAACCTTTGACGCCCTTGTGCGTGTATTCGCGCGCGTCGTCGCTTTCGGAGCTACCAAGGCTACCAAGGACAACGGCGCCGTGGAGGGATCTCCGCGGTGGGCGGAGCGGCtgaagtgggcgtggcacagcTCGAGAGGCGAGCGCTTTTAGGCGATTTGGCTGGCAAAATCATGTGCAGCCAACGGCTTCGAGAGTCATTAAGTTTATTAAGTGGGCGAGCAGATAACCCAAATGAGTGCATGCCAAATGAAAGCCAACGCAATTTGCACTCATATCGCCCACGAATTCTGTGCACTGTGAAAAAAAGGAACCGATTTCAGCTGGTTGCCGGATATAAGAAGGTTTCAAGTGCTCAAATGCCGAGATCAGTGAAACAACAATTTATGCACCAATCGAAATGAAAGGAGTAGATTAATTCGCATTTTGCTCACAATTAACCCACTTCTTTCTATAACAATTTGTATGTTTATGTCAAAAACAAGATTTTTATCACGAAAATAAACACTTCAACGTACAAAGTTTTGAAACCACATCAGGGTGTTGAATAaccacaaaacaaacaaaaatatatatagataataGAAACTGGATCTCAATGGAATTGGCAATATACGGATAGATGGCAGATGCCAAGTATgtatgttttatatatataaattgcatttttcataattaataGTACATGTGCATAAAGTATAATACCGTAGTTCTTTAGGAAGTTTTTTCCAGTGTGCTTATTCAAATAGCTCATGCTCTGGGAAAAGTTTCCCAAGAGGCCGGAAAAGGGTCAGGTGGTGGAGGGGAAGGAGGACGGGGAAGGACGTGGGAAACCGGAAACGGAGAAGATAACAAACAAATTGCCAGTGCAATTGCAAGCTTGAGATTATCGCCTGCCTGCGGTGGCCGCATTACTCGCTCTTAACTTTACTTAACTCCACTTTGGCTTACTTAACTTTGCTTCAAGTGCAGGGCAATAGGAGGCATTGCAATGGCCTTCTTATCGCTGCGGTTTATGCAGAAGTAAGTCCCATTGCGGCCCCAGAAACTTTTAATGGCTGCGAGAGGAGCGCCGCCGACGCTGACCACAATTAATCTGAAAGCCTAATATCCGCCTGCGGCTAAATTTCAATTTACCCGCTTACTCGATTGCCATCTTTCGATAACGATTGGCGAGCGCAGGCCTCAAAGCTAGCTGCTATGCCACGCAGGACACGCATGGTTTCATTTTTGACATTTCATTCACTTAAGTAAACGAatttatatacacacacacatatacatacatatatatatatatatatattcaaaagacacacatacatacatatggaAATACTCCACGTCGAGTCGACTATGTCGACTATCGGATACCCATTACTAAGCTAAAGGTGTATgagatatgtatgtataactTTTTGCGTGCCTTTTATAAGTATAGCACGACCTTTTAAGGAGCGTTAGTATAGAAACTCCGACCTTAACTGGTGAAATAAAACAGCTCTTCTGaacaattgcatttattgtttaattgtaATGAAACACAGAGCATACTTTTTCGTTAATGTCCCGCATGTTTGAAAGGCTCTGAGGAAGGCCCGCATTAGTGTCTGAAAAGATATGTATGTACGATTGAATATGTATAGAACGAACATGATTGCTCGTGAGACTTGTTTACCCGCCCTGAGGACACTCCAGCTTCTGCCGCTTAGGCAGCGGTTTCCCATCTGGATTTCGCTCTAGTATTGTAGTTAGAAGCCCAGTTAGGTCCTCCGCGGGAAGCCTTCGCTTCCTTGACTCCAGTACTCTGATGAAACCATCAACTTTAGGTCAGAACTCTCACCACTAATCACTTGAACTCACTCGTGCAGCAAATCGCAGTTGTGGCCGGTCAACATCTCATTTAGGCGCTGGTGCTCTTCGGGCGAAGGACTTCTGCTAGGCTGCTTCATGTCCAAGATCGAGTCCAATCCTGCCAGCACTGCGATCACGCTAGCTTGCACGTTGCCATCATTGACAGGTTCCGTCTGGGTAGACTTATTCGCTGTCTTGGATGGCGAAGTCTTAGTCTGGGTAGACTGATTGCCCATCCCCCGATTAAATCCACGCGGTAACTGAGGCTGCACCAAATTCGGGAAATTCCGGAGAAAATAGGAATCGGTTTCGTTGTTCGGATCCGACATCTTGAAATTCCGTTGTGACATGAAAATGGTTTCTCCGGCACGGCTTCTAGATTTGCACTGAATTCTATAGGGACGGAGCAAAGCCAAATGTCAAAAGTAGGCAGGGTTACCttgattgaaaatgaaagGGTTGCATTCAATAATTATACAAAAGtgaattatatttaattatataagacatatatattacataattattatattatattaattatatttaaattatgtttatCCCACTCGTCTGTAGCTGATTAACAGGTATCTGTATACGATTCCAGAATGAAGATGGAGTATATACAGTGTTcataaaaatagcagtgcttgggacctgcgagtttaagttaaaaaattcctATGATTCACAGTTTTAATGgtcaaattgtttttataatatcattatgtatttaatttcaaacaattcaaGAAATGTTCCACATTCACTTCTTCAATAGTTTCTAAAATAtagataaaaacaacataatAGGCTGAAATTCTGGTGTTCACTGAAATAGCAGTGCTATGAAAAAATAGTAACCAAATTCAACTTGACTTCGAACGaacttagtttttctttttaatgtgtTAATTAGGGCCTAATACTTGCTTGGATAGCCTTTGTTAGCCAGCACAAACTTACACCCACGCGGCATGGAGTCCACCAGGTCCTCATCCATGCATCGACACATATTGTTTAATGTCCCCCCGGGTTTTCAATAGGGTTTAAATCGGGAAATGGTGCTGGCCACGGCATTACCTCTATTCTGTTTTGGGTGAGCCAATTCTTAGCCGATTTGCTTCTGCGTTTCGTATCATTATCCTGTTGGAATGTCTATTTTAAGGACATATTATATTCAGAATATGATAGTAAGACATCACTaagtatatgtacatatgcgtTTTGGTCTGTAATACCATAAATCATATGTTACGGACTCATACcatggtaaaaaaaaacaagcccatACCAGGATTTTAGGTCCACCATGAAAGTCACTGAAAGTCTTCAGTGGGTGTTTTGGGTGGTACTCCGTGTTTGGAGGTCGTTAGATATACAGTAGTGAACCAGTTCCACCCGATAGCACTATTTTTGACCCATCAGTCCAAAGGATATTAAGCCATTTGGAGACTGGCCAGTTTATGCTAAGTAGGGGAGCCTTTTGTGGACTCCTCGCACTGAAACTTTGATTCCGTAGTCATCTCTGAATAGTAACGTCGCTGATTCCCAAGTTCAGCTCAGACTTTATGTCCTTAAAGGATGCAAAGGGATTAACTTTGCCGTAACGAACTGTGCGTCGATCCTCTATATCTGTGGTTTTACGTATGGTACCACGGTTTTCGGGCttccattcatatttaatggcattggataccattttGGCAGAATATTCAAGGGTTTTTTGAATGTCCTCGTATGTTTTTCTTCCTTTCTTAGCTTAAGAATTAATATTCTTTTCTCCTGGGAGCAGTGCTGTCCTCTACCCactaaaatataattttttttattatttttagtttattgcccttttaaatatacgaattaacactttttagaaaatattgatcATTTCGGCACTTTACGTTGGACAAAACCAGACAATAAAccagtaaataaaaaaaagatagcatgaaaaactacaaaaataaatggaaaagtgGAAAGATAAGTCCGAAAAGCGGCATGGAAAAATATCTTTGTATTTCCTAGTTTCCCTCGCATTGCTATTTTTATGAACACAGCTGTAAATATATACTGTTAATATATAAACGGCTAACAAAAACCATTATTCCTTTCGGCACCCTTTGCATATAGCGCCATCTGTTGAGAATTTACATTGTGTTGTTCTATATGACAGTGACGTCACCTTATAGCTTTATGCTGTACTTGAATTATTACTTTTGAAACAGTAATAATCCGATGAGCGATCAAATATGAATTCTCACCTAGAGCAGCCTTAAAATCCAATGAAGTTTATTATAAAGAATTCAGGCGTTTCGACATTCTACATTCTACATACTTTTCAGCCAGTGCAGATTTGTACATACGCATTGGTATTTTCGTCGAAATCCAATGGTGTGGTATTAAGCTGCAGATGTGAACTGAAATCTCAGATTCAAGCACGGTCACACTGAGCACGTGGAGCAGACAAAGCAGCTGGATTGAGAAATTTTTGGAAACAACGCAGTAGAAGCACAACAAATTGCACCATGGAGGCAGAGAACATCAGGGCAGACGCATTCGAGCCGGCGAAGAGGGCCACTAAGCGCGGAGCCAGCGGAGGCGGGCAGCAGGACGTGGAGATGCAGGTGGACGAGGCGACCGGCATTGAGGGCCAGGTGCTGGGATCTGCGCGAGCATCGGCGCCGCCCAAGGCGAAGCGGGCCAGGAGCGAGCTGCGCAAGGTGTCCGTGCCGCCACACAGGTACGCCTCGCTCAAGACTCACTGGATGCAGATCTTTACGCCCGTGGTGGAGCACATGAAGTTGCAAATCCGCTTCAACATGAAGGCGCGCCAGGTGGAGCTGCGTGTGGGCCCCGAGACGCCGGACATAGCCAACCTGCAGCGCGGCGCCGACTTCGTGCGCGCCTTCCTCTGCGGCTTCGAAGTGGACGACGCCCTGGCTCTGCTGCGTCTGGAGGATCTGTTCGTCGAGTCGTTCGAAATCAAGGACGTGAAGACGCTGCGCGGCGACCATCAGTCGCGCGCCATCGGCCGCCTCGCCGGCAAGGGTGGCCGCACCAAGTTCACCATCGAGAACGTGACCAAGACCCGCATCGTGCTAGCCGACAGCAAGATCCACATCCTGGGCAGCTACCAGAACATTCAGCTGGCGCGCCGAGCCGTCTGCAACCTGATCCTCGGCTCGCCGCCCAGCAAGGTGTACAGCAACCTGCGGTCAGTCGCCTCGCGCCTCTCGGAGCGCATGTGATCGGGAGAGCGGACAGGAGTGGACTGGACTGGACTGGactggagtggagtggagtttGAGAGGGAGTAGTTGCGGTTTTTTTTTAGCATtagcaataaataataaatataataacatGTATTCAAACATTTACAAtatacacaaacacacacagcgAATGACGGGAATGAGGTCGGCCCACTGGAGGCGCGTGGGCAACTAGAGCTTGGTCAggatgagcagcagcagcatgaaGAAGGTGACCGCCGCGAGGACGAGGATGACGCACATCTTGCGGTTCTTGCGCTGATACATTTCCGCCTTGTGCAGCTGGCGCAATCCCTCCGAGACGCGCGTCTGCGTCTGCTCCACGTTGTAGTCGATGCGGTCGAGCACGGTGCCCTGCTCCTGGACCATGTGGCCCAGGTCCTTGAAGATGTCGTTCAGGTCGTAGATGGACTTGACTATCTTGGTCACCTCCTGCTCGCGGTGCTGCGCCACGCGCGTGTTCTCCTCCTCGaagagcagcagctgctgttgGGTCATCCGGCTGGCCGGCGGCCTCTGGAAGTGGTCGTCGATGGCCTGGTCGTCGTCCTCGAACAGATAGCCGTTGCCGGACTTGCCCTCCGCCGGCGGCTGCAGGAAGTTGTCGAAGGAGTCGACGAAGTTCTCGGCGCTCTGCTCGCCCAGCTCCACGTTGGTGAAGACGTCGCCagcgccgccgccgtcgtcgaagtACTTCTGCGAGCGCTCCTCGCGGGAGTTTAGCTGAAGCAGGTAGGCATTCTGGCTGGCACGGAATTTCACCGTCAGCTCCTGCAGCTGGAGCAGGGCGCAGTGCACCGCGTTGGCGGTCAGGCACTGCTCCATCTTGCTGCCCACGCCGATGCTGCTGCGCACGCACTGGATGTGCCGGTGCGTGGAGGTTATCAGCTTGGAGACGATTTGGCTGAGCACCTCGATGTCGCACTCGTCGTCCCGCTGATCATCGAAGGCGGGTCGCAGGAGGTGGCGTGCGTGCAGGGAGCCCAGTTCATCCAGCTTCGGCTTGATCCTGCAATGGAGTGATGGGAGTGAAGTTGAACCCTGCGCACGGACTACTGTTCGTTTACCCACTTGGACATGGTGTACTGCGCCTCCTCGAACTTATCCAGCCAGGCGGGCGGCGTGCCGTAGTCGTCCTGCAGCTCCAGTCCCTCTTCCGCCTCGCGCACCGAATGCTTCAGCAGGCGCTCCGCATCGCTGCCCCTCTGGAAGACGGACAAACCCAAAACATATGCTAGGTGATGAGACCAGCGAAGACCCCAGACGGAGACGCACTCACCCGATCGTCGTAGTGACTCCGGTTCTTGGACGCATTGTTGCGCATGATGACGAACACCTCCGTCAGGTTGCGCGACGTCATCCTGACCCTCTGCTCCCGATTTCTTGGGGATTGGAAAAATTGATCCAAGTCCGCTGAAAACTCCGATTTTTTCCAGTTTCGTTTTGACACAGAAGCGCAGTGTGCCCGCTACTTTGCTCGCCCAGAATACCGATAGTCGCCACGACGAATTGGTCACCCTGGCGTGAACGCACCGTTACATTTCCGAgatttttacatattttaaatttattttcttattatCTGTAGAATCTCTACTATATAAACAGCCTATTTTCAAAAGTAATTATTTCAATATACAAAATGGATTGGATAGCTCCAATAGAAATAATCGGAAATTACTGAAAATAGCATTGCTTTATTGAGTTTCAACAaatttttaaagtttattaTGTATACACCGTCACGTaaattgaaatgcaataaTTTTGTTATAAGTTAGATTTATGTAGTAATGTTGTATAAGCCATATAGAGTTTATAGGTATGGGTTTCTTTTCGTGTcaatataaaatatgtagTAGGCAAACAATTTCTTATTGTTGTTCTTTATTTTTGATTGAAGCAATAAAAAAGCCAGtaaataatacaataataGTATTCAATAATTAGTTATGTGCGCCTCTTATTTTTTGCGTTACACATATGTAATATAACCGAATGATCCGTATTGTAAATGTTTTTAGAAACAAGTACGTTTTAAGctaatgtttaaaaattgCAATTCAACTATTGGGTCTGATATATTGCGTAATTCTTGAAATGACTTGACAGGATTTCATGGGACTCATTAAGAGTTTGGCTGCACGGTTTCTAATAGCCAGTTTCCACTGTACTGTGTTTTAATCCGCGACACAAACCTATGACTTACGAACACTGAAGAGCTATCGAAAAGACAAACATATCGATGGCTCGCCCCCCTGATATCGATTACTTGATAGCTCAGTCAGTTTGCACCTCCCCCTGATATCGATTGCCatcaaacaattttatttcattttaaaataattccTTGATTTCAAATTGCATTGTACTGGTAACTGGTACTTCCAATTGTGACCCGAAAGCAGCAAGCGCGGAAAACGGAGAGTTCAAGTGCGGATGGAAAAGTCAGGATGTCATAACTCCGTGCGGGGCAACAAAATGAGCAGTGCGGACAAGGATAACAACGAATTATCCTGATCCTGAACGCCCGATTGcagttgtgtgtgtgcttgcgcgcgtgtgcgtgtgcttaGTGTGTGTGCCAGTGACGACATTGACCCGCCTTCGCCCCTGCCCCAACCCGCGCTCCAGCCCACCACCACACCCCCCTTGCAGGGGTAACTGTGCCATGCCATTGCcgttgttgtggttgtggtCGTGCTCGTTTCTAGCCTGACTTCGCCGGTGGAGCACTAGGGAAGACAACGCCAAAACACAAACATGTTCAACCGCCAGGCGAGCGGAGGAGCCGGATCCAGTGGCCAAGGTGCTGGGTCCAGCCAGCCCGCTTCTGCAGCACCAGTCTCCGCTGGAGTTGGTGTAGGAGGCGGTGGAGGTGCCAGTGGAGCAGCGGCAGGAGCAGGCTCCGCAGCAGGATCTGGATCCGGATCAGGCTCCGGATCAGCAGCACCGCCCAGCCATTCGCCCGATCTCTACCTGCGCCCGCTGCCCTTTCTGGACGCCAAGTGGCTGCGCGCCGATCTCATCGCCTCCCTGCGCAACGCCGCCGACGGCGCCGTACTGTGGAACCATCTGATCCAGGACTGCGAGCTGGTCTCGTCGCCCACCGCTCCGCTCCTAAATGCCCGCGGACAACTATCCTACCTGGGCGACGATGGCAAGCACTACTGCGGCGCTCAGCAGCTCAAGTGCTCCTGCTGCCAGCCGGAGTACTGCGGCCCCCTCTCCGCCTGCAACTGCGACGGCTGTCGGCCTCTGGACTCGGACACGGCCATTAAGAAGCTTACCACCCAAGCCGCCGCACAGCAAGCGGCCCATCTCAGCCAGGCCACCGACATGGTTCTGAGCGGCTGGCTCTGGAGCCAGCCACCTACGCAGCAGGCGCGTCTGGACTGCCAACGTTCTATGATCTCGGAGCTGCAGGAGCTGGCTCTGCGCGCAGCCGGCAACTGCCTCTCTGCCCAGCATCTTCGCCAGCAACTATTCATCTACGAGCGCTACTTCGTGGCCCTGAAAAGGGAGAGGGAACGGGAGCGCCAGTCCACGACAAGCGCACAGGCGGTGGTCAGTGTCACCACCGCCAACAGCACTATTGCCGCCACAACCGCCAATGCTGCAGTGGAGTCGCAGCCGACGGAACAGCCGGCGGAGCATGGAGCTCTGGGCTTGGCACGCGTAGCCACCCATGCCGCATTGAACTTCAGCTTCGCCTTCCTGCGACGCGCCTGGCGCTCCGGTGAGGACACGGAAATGTGCAGCGAGCTGCTAAGCGAGGCGCTGGCTTCTCTGCAGGAACTGCCTGAGGCCACGCTGTTCGAGGCAGCCGTCGTCTCTTCGCTCTGGCTGGATGTCATGGAGCGCTCCATCAAGTTCCTGCGTCTGGTGGCGCTCGGTGATCCGATGGGCAATCGCTGCACCGCACCACTAAACGACCGCCACACAGCGCTGTGCCTTCTGCTGGAGCTGGGCGTGCAGAAGGGCACCCTGGCCGCCACGCTCGAGTGCGTCgttctgctgttgttgctatGGGAGAAGGACCGTGCGGGCAACGACAATCGGGACATGCCACGCAAGACGGGCGCCCCGCTGCAGCGCATCCTGCTGCGCTACCAGAAGATTGGAGCCACGGCCAAGGGAGGCGGAATCGCCGGCGGAGAACCTGCTCCAGTGGCCAGTGCCACGGAGACCTTCCTTCGCTTTCTCTCGCTACCCAAGAGCAGTGCGGCCATTGTGGACCTTCGTCGCGCCGCAGTCGTCATCATTTCTCACCTGGACCGCATGGTGCAGCCGCTGATGCCGCGCTGCCTGCTACGCGGTGGACAAGCAACCGCCGCATCATCCAGTTCAGCTCCTCAGCAGCGGATCTACGCCTTGGGCTGGCCATCGCTCTCCAAGGATCAgcagggattcagcgctgagCCGACGCTCAGCTGGAGTGGAGAGTCTGCGGGCGTGCCCACGCTTAGCTGCCGCTTCCAGATCAAGCAGGTGGCCTGCTGCGAGACGCAGATGCTCATCCTTAGCCAGGAGGGTAAGCTGTACACCTGGCGCCTGGCCAAACCGGAAGCGGAACCGCTGCCCATGGAGGAGGTCGCCCACGATGTGTTCATTAGCATCGCCGGCCACTGTGAAGGTCGTCACTTTCTGGCCATTGACAGC
The Drosophila mauritiana strain mau12 chromosome X, ASM438214v1, whole genome shotgun sequence DNA segment above includes these coding regions:
- the LOC117147809 gene encoding uncharacterized protein LOC117147809 — encoded protein: MSQRNFKMSDPNNETDSYFLRNFPNLVQPQLPRGFNRGMGNQSTQTKTSPSKTANKSTQTEPVNDGNVQASVIAVLAGLDSILDMKQPSRSPSPEEHQRLNEMLTGHNCDLLHEVLESRKRRLPAEDLTGLLTTILERNPDGKPLPKRQKLECPQGGH
- the LOC117147921 gene encoding RNA-binding protein pno1 — protein: MEAENIRADAFEPAKRATKRGASGGGQQDVEMQVDEATGIEGQVLGSARASAPPKAKRARSELRKVSVPPHRYASLKTHWMQIFTPVVEHMKLQIRFNMKARQVELRVGPETPDIANLQRGADFVRAFLCGFEVDDALALLRLEDLFVESFEIKDVKTLRGDHQSRAIGRLAGKGGRTKFTIENVTKTRIVLADSKIHILGSYQNIQLARRAVCNLILGSPPSKVYSNLRSVASRLSERM
- the LOC117147920 gene encoding syntaxin-16; the encoded protein is MTSRNLTEVFVIMRNNASKNRSHYDDRRGSDAERLLKHSVREAEEGLELQDDYGTPPAWLDKFEEAQYTMSKIKPKLDELGSLHARHLLRPAFDDQRDDECDIEVLSQIVSKLITSTHRHIQCVRSSIGVGSKMEQCLTANAVHCALLQLQELTVKFRASQNAYLLQLNSREERSQKYFDDGGGAGDVFTNVELGEQSAENFVDSFDNFLQPPAEGKSGNGYLFEDDDQAIDDHFQRPPASRMTQQQLLLFEEENTRVAQHREQEVTKIVKSIYDLNDIFKDLGHMVQEQGTVLDRIDYNVEQTQTRVSEGLRQLHKAEMYQRKNRKMCVILVLAAVTFFMLLLLILTKL